CATCACCCGGGCCATCCAGAACGCCGCGGCGTTCCGCTTCCTGCCCATCTGAACTGAAAGGAATCCTGATATGGCCATGGACGTCATCGACTACGACATCTTCGGCGACGACATGCAGTACGTGGAGGTGGAACTGGACCCGGGCGAGGCTGCCGTGGGGGAGGCCGGCATGATGATGTTCATGCAGGACGGCATCGAGATGGAGACCGTGTTCGGCGACGGCTCCGCCTCCCAGTCCGGCTTCCTGGGCAAGTTGATGGGGGCGGGCAAGCGCCTGCTCACGGGTGAGTCCCTGTTCACCACCATCTACGCCAACACGGCCACGGGCAAGCGTCGGGTGGCCTTCGCTGCCCCTTACCCGGGGAAGATCATCCCCATAGACCTGACCCAGATCGGCGGCACCCTCATTTGCCAGAAGGATTCATTCCTCTGCGCCGCCAAGGGGGTCAGCCTTGGCATCGCCTTCCAGCAGCGGCTGGGGGCCGGCTTCTTCGGTGGCGAAGGGTTCATCCTGCAGAAGCTGGAAGGGGATGGCATGGTGTTCTTCCACGCTGGCGGCACCATCGCTGAAAAGAACCTGGCTCCGGGGGAAACCATCCGCGTGGATACCGGCTGCATCGCGGCCATGCAACCCTCGGTGGACTTCGACATCCAGTATGTGGGCAAGATCAAGACGGCCCTGTTTGGCGGCGAGGGGTTGTTCTTCACGCGCCTTACCGGTCCCGGCAAGGTGTGGTTGCAGACCCTGCCGTTCTCGCGGCTGGCCAATCGCATCATTGCCGCCGCACCACAGACGGGCGGCAGGCAGGTGGGCGAGGGTTCGGTGCTGGGGGGGTTCGGCGGCCTGTTGGACGGAGACAACAGCTGAAGCGTCACGGCGACGTCATATTGGTGGATTAGCCTCCACCGTTTTGCCAGGAGCATCCGGGGAACCATGGACTTGATACTTTGGCGCCATGCCGACGCCCAGGACGGCACTCCGGACATGGACAGGCCTTTGACGGCCAAGGGGCGGGGCCAGGCCAGGAAGATGGCGTCCTGGTTGAACCAGCAACTGCCCGAAGGGGCCCGCGTCCTGGTGAGCCCCTCGCTGCGAACCCTTCAGACCGCAGACGCCCTGGAGCGCAAATATGACGTGGTGCAGGATCTGGCGCCAGGAGCGGATGCCGCCCACCTGCTGCACGCCGCAGGCTGGCCTGACGCCAAGGGGACGGTGTTGGTGGTGGGCCACCAGCCCACCCTGGGGGAGTCAGCCAGCCTCTTGCTGTTCGGCGAGGCCGTTGGGATGAGCATCAAGAAAAGCGGCGTGGTCTGGCTCACCAACCGGGTACGGGGCGAGATGCCCCAGACCCTGCTGAAGGCCGCCATGACCACGGATCTGCTTTAGCGCAAATTACTCCAGGCCCAGTTGCTCCACCCAGGCCAGGGCCTTCAGATGGGCCTCGCTGACCTGGTCTGGGGACAGCATCAGGGCCGTGGTGAGTTCCTCAAGGCGGTCCACGTCGCCGCTTTCCACGGCTTCGGTCAGGGCCAGGAACGGCCCGTACAGTCCGCTGCGGTCCGTCAGGGCATCGGCGATCTTCTCCGGGATGACCAGGCGTTCCAGAACCTGCTCCATGGTCATTTCCAGCATGGCGGGCAGAAGGGAAAACACGCCGACGATGAACAGGTTGTCCTGGTCGCTCCGGGGCAGCTCGGTCTTGCCCAGCAGTTCGCACAGGCGGCCCCGGGTGATGGCGGTGCGTGCCTGGGCGGGGGAAGTGGCGTTGGAGCCCGCCGTCACAAGTAGCAGGGTGAGCCACCGGTAGAGGGGTTGCATGCCCAGGATGCTGACTGCATGGCGGATGGACTGGACCTCGCAGGATAGCCCGAAGCCCGCCGAATTGATGTAGCGCATGAGCTTGAAGGTGAGGGCCACATCCTTCTTGAAGAGGGCTTCCAGGTCCTTGACTTCAGCACCCTGGCGCACCTTTTCCAGCAACTGGAGGACGGTGGCATGCACGGGATTGATGACCCGTTCCACCAGCGTTTCGGGGCGGGCAAAGTAATAGCCCTGGAAGAAATCGAAACCCAGTTCCTGACAGTGCTTGAATTGCTCCAGGGTTTCCACCTTCTCTGCCACCAGTTTGACCGGGTGGCGCCGCACTGTTTTGACCAGCCTGCTCAACTCCTCCGGTGTATGGGCCAGTACGTCCAGTTTGACGTAATCGGCCAGGGGCAGCAGGGGCTCCGCTTCCGGAATGTAGTGGAAATCGTCCAGGGCGAAGCGGTAACCCTCCTGTTTCAACTCACGCAACCGTTCCAGTACCTCGTCGGTGACCTGGACGGTTTCCAGGACCTCGATCACCACGTTTTCCTTGGGGAGCAAGGAGGAGAAACTGGACATCAGCATGGGGACTTCCATGTTGATGAAGGCCTTCTTGCCCTTCAGCAACCATTCCGTACCCATGTTGCACAGGGCATTGGCGATGATGGTGATGCCGGCGTCCACGTCGGAGGTTAAGCGGGCGCTTTGGGCATGGGCCGAGTGACGGAACAACAGTTCGTAGGCGATGATGGTGTGTCCGGCATTGACGATGGGCTGCCGGGCGATGAAGGCGTTGTTGCTCATAAGTCCCTTGGGTTGTTGTCAGCCTCGCGAGAAGAGGCTGTTCGGTGTGTCGGTTTGCACGTCGGTGAGCAGTTCCTCCATGTCCAGCACCAGCACGATGGAGCCGTCACCGGAGAGGGTGGCGCCGGCGATGCCCTTGGGCTTGATGTCGGACAGGGGTTTGATCACCACATCGTCCCGGCCCACGAAGCCGTCCACCGCGAGGATGAAGGTGGAATCGGCGGCGTGCATGAGGACGCCGAAGGAAGGCGCCTTCCGGGCTTCCCAGCCGATAAGCCTGGCGAGGCTCCGTACCGGAAGCACCTCGTCGCGCACCACCATGGTCGCGCGGCCGGATACCCGCTGGACCTCCTGCTGCTTGATGGGGATGATCTCCCGCACCATGGACAGGGGTACGGCGAAGGACTGGTTGTTCAGGCGCACCACCAGAACGGGCAGGATGGCAAGGGTGAGGGGCAGGGAGATGGTGAAGGTGGACCCCTGGCCCGGCACGGACAGTACATCGATCTTGCCATTGAGCTTGGTGATGTTGGTCTTCACCACGTCCATGCCCACGCCCCGGCCCGATACGCTGGAGATTTCGTCCTTGGTGGAAAATCCCGGCAGGAAAACCAGATGCAGGCTCTGGCGATCATCCAGGCTGTTGGCGGTTTCGTTGTCGATGAGCCCCTTCTGGATGGCCTTGTTGCGGATGACGTCGGGACGCATGCCCTTGCCGTCGTCGGAAATCTCGATGTAGATGTGGTCTCCCACCTGGCTCGCGGACAAGGTGACGATGGCCTTGGGGGACTTGTTGGCCGACTGGCGCTCCTCGGGGGATTCCACGCCATGGTCCACCGCGTTGCGGACCAGATGGACCAGGGGGTCGTTCAGGTCCTCGATCATGGTCTTGTCCAGCTCGGTTTCCTCGCCGGAGAGCACCAGTTCCACGTCCTTGCCCAATTGGCGGGCCAGGTCCCGGGCGAGGCGCGGGTATTTCTGGAACAGGCGGCCGATGGGCTGCATCCGGGTTTTCATGACCGCGTTCTGCAGGTCCGAGACCAGGAGATCCAACTGGCTCACGGCGATATCCAGTGACTTCAGGGTTTCCTGGTCTGTCTTGCCATGGAGGATCTGGCTCTTGAGGTTGGCGATGCGGTTCTTGGTCAGGCCGATCTCGCCGGACAGGTTGAGCACCTGGTCCAGACGTGCCGTATCCACGCGTATGGTGGTTTCCTTCTGCAGGTTCTGGGGTGGCGCGGCCCCAGCGCTTACAGGTCGTGCGCTGGGCGTGGGGAGGTCCTGGGGTGGGGCGGAACGGGGCACGGGCTCCGGCTGGGGTGCGTTGGCAACAGCCTCGCTGACGGCCTTAGCCACTTCAATGGTCGGCGCGGCAGCTGGCGCAGCGGAAGGGATGGGAGCGCCGGTCAGGGCTGCATGGAGCACATCCCAGTTGATGTCGTCATCCCCCGCCTGGGATGGCACCTCGGCAGGCACCGAGGCAGGGGCGGCAGGGGCGGCAGGGGCGGTGGACACGGCGGGGCTGGCGGGCGCCCGCACGGGCTGGCCGGCCAGCGCTGCCTCCAGGTTGGCCAACAAACCAGCTTCGGCAGGGCCTGGCTGAACACTTTGGGACAGGTCGCCAAACATGTGCCGAACGGTGCCCGTGGCCGCCAGTATGGTGTCCATGAGTTCCGGGCTCAGGGCCAGTTCCCCGTTGCGGAGCTTGTCGAACAGGTTCTCCGTACGATGGCACAAGGCCACCAGGTGCTCGACGTTCAGAAAGCCCGCGCCGCCCTTGATGGTGTGGAAGCCCCGGAAGATATCGTTGAGGAGATTCTTGTCATCAGGCCGTTTTTCCAACTCGACCAGCTTGTTATCCACCTGGGACAACAACTCTCCCGCTTCCAGCAGGAAATCCTGGAGTAGTTCTTCCATTCCAGCGAAATCGCTCATCGTTGTCTCCTTCTAGGGCGGCGAGGGGCCACAGACGAGCCCGCCATGTTCATTGTCCGGACCATTCGCCTTGCACCATCAAAAACCCAGGCTTTCCAGCAGATCGTCTACCTGGGCCTGGCTAGTCACTACATCACTGCGCCCCGCTGAGTTGATGACAGGCCCGTTGAGCAGGCCAGGCGACACGGATTGGCGTTTTTCCTGGGGGGTGGTTTCGATGAGTAGCCCCAGCAGCTGGCTTTCCAGTTGCTGGGCCGCCTCCAGGATTTTCTTGATGACCTGGCCGGTGAGGTCCTGGAAATCCTGGGCCATGATGATTTCCATGAGTTGGGCGTTGGTGGAGGCGGTCTGCTGGGGTACCTGGGCCAGATAGGCGCGGGTGTCCTGAACCAGGGCCTTGAATTCGTTGACACCCAGTTGCTTGCTGAACAGCTTGTCCCATTGCCCGGACAGATTCTGGGCGGTCAGGCCCATTTGCTCCTGTATGGGTTGGGCGTTTTCTGCGGCGTTCAGGGTCCGCTCCGCCGCCTGGGCGGTCATGGAGGCGATGTAGTTCAGGCGGTCCCGGTTGTCGGGCAGGTCGCTCGCCACCTTTTCCAGGGTCTTGTCCAGCCCCAGTTCCCGCAGCAGGTTGTGCAGTCCCCGGGTCATGTGGCCGATCTGGGCGAAAACCCGTTCCGGGCAAACATTTTCGTCCGCGCTTCCACCCATCTCTTCATGGCTGACCGCCACGGCAATGCTGTCAAAGAGCGCTTCCAGTTCGGGCGTGTCAGCGTCCGGGGAATTTGCCTCGGGCACAGGGGCCGGCGCGGGTGCCGTGGCCTCAGCTATGCTGTCGAACAGGGCTTCGAGTTCTGCAGAGTCGCCGCTCATTGCTGTTCCTTGTTCAGTTCAGTGGCCCATGCAACCTGGATTACATGCCGTACTTTTCGAAGATCTTGCCCATCTTTTCTTCCAGGGTGGCAGCCGTGAAGGGCTTGACGATGTAACCGGAGGCCCCGCTCTGGGCAGCTTCGATGATGTTTTCCTTTTTCGCCTCGGCTGTGATCATGAGCACGGGCAGGTGCTTAAGGGTGGCGTCGGCGCGAATGGCCTTGAGCAGTTCTATGCCTGTCATGTTGGGCATGTTCCAGTCCGTGACCACGAACTGGAAGTTGCCCCCGTGCAGTTTCTGAAGTGCGGCAACGCCGTCCTCGGCTTCGTCCACGTTGGTGTATCCCAATTCCTTGAGCAAATTGCGCACGATCCGGCGCATGGTGGAGAAATCGTCTACCACCAGAAATTTCATGTTCTTGTCGGCCATCGCGGTCCTCTCAATACCTTTGTTCCATGCATGCTAGGGGCATGTGGCGGGACATTTTAGCGTGGGGTCCTAGCGTTTTAGAAAAGCCAGCAAAGTCTCGGCCAATACCGCCGGGTCGAACTTGGCCACATAGGCGTCCACCCCTACTTTCTGTCCCATGGTCCGATTGGCTTCCGAGGAGAGGGAGGAATGCATGATGACGGGGATGCCGGCAAAGCGCTGATCGGACTTTATGTTCTTGGTGAGCACGTAGCCGTCCATTTCGGGCATTTCCGCGTCCACCAGGATGAGCTGGACCGTGTTCTTGACCGGCTTGCGTTCGGCCGCGCTCCTGTCCGCCATGTTGACCAGCTTGTTCCAGGCCTCGCGGCCATCGTTGGATTGAATGTATTTGACGCCCAGCTGGTCCAGCACGGAAACGATCTCCTTGCGGGCCACGGAAGAATCGTCCGCGAAAAACACGGTGGCATCCCGGACGCTTTCCACCTTGGGCAGACTCGGCATGGCTTTTTCACCCAGCACCTCCACCAGTACCCGTTCCACGTCCAGGATGGAGACCAATCGGCCATCATCCAGTTCGGTGATGGCCGTGATCATGCCGTCCTGGCCGGCCAGGTTGTTCTCCGGGGGTTTAACCTTGTCCCAGTCCACCCGGATGATGCGGTCCACGTCCTGGACCAGGAAACCTTGGGTGTGACGGGAGAACTCCGTGACGATGAGGGTTTCGCCGATGCCTTCGGGAGCCCCCTCAAGGCGGATGAAGCGGGCAAGGGAAATGACCGGAATGATGCTGCCCCGCAGGGAGATCACACCCTCCACGCCGTCGGGCATGTTGGGCGTAAGCGTGATGGGGGGCGTGGGGGAGACCTCCCGAACCTTGAAGACGTTGATACCAAAGGTTTCGTGGGTACCCAGGGAAAACATGAGCAGTTCCATCTTGTTGGAGCCGGCAAGTTTGGTCCGGGCATCCACGGCCTCCAGAAGCTTGGCCGGTTCCAAAGGATTCATGGTTGCTATCTCCGATTACTTGAGCAGGCGGTTGAGCACTTCGGCCAGGCGATGGGGCTCGAATTTTGGCACGTACTCGTCCACGCCCACCGAGAACCCCAACTGCTTGTTGGCGTCGGAGGAAAGTGAGGAGTGCATGAGCACGGGGATGCCGGCGAAGCGAGGGTCGCCCTTGATGTTCTTTGTTAGGACGTAACCGTCCATCTCGGGCATTTCTACGTCCGTCAGGATCAGTTGCACCAGTTCGTTCACCGGCTTGCCGGAGATCTCGGCCTGAGCCGCAATCTTCTGCAGCTCATCCCAGGCCTGGCGGCCGTTGATGCTGGGAATGCCATGGATGCCGAGGGCCTCCAGGGTGCGTTCCACCTGTTTGCGGGCCACTGAGGAGTCATCGGCGTAGAAAACGGTGCGGTTGGGCTTGTCCAGGGGCTCGAGGCTGGCGAACAGATGGCTGTCGTCTTCCTGGGAGGTGTCGGCAAGGATTTTCTCCACGTCCAGCATCATGACGAGGCGCCGGTCGGGCAACTCGGTTACCGCCGTGACGAGCCCGCCCATGCGGGCCACCAGCATGCTGGGCGGAACTTTCATCTCGGCCCAGTCCAGGCGCAGGATGGTGTCCACTTCGCCCACCAGGAACCCTTGTGTATGGCCGTTATACTCGGTGACGATCATGATGGAAGGCGGCGCATCAGTCGAAATGCCAATGTACTTGGCCAGATCCACCACGGGCACCAGTACCCCCCGCAGGCTGACCATGCCTTCCACCGCGGGCGGCATGTCCGGCGCTCGGGTGATTTCTGGGATGCGCATGACTTCCCGCACCTTGAACACGTTGATGCCGAAGGTTTCCTTGCGACCGGTGTTCGTGTCCGTACCCAGGGTAAACAGCAGGATCTCCAGCTTGTTCGCCCCTGCAAGACGGGTGCGGGCATCAATGCGTCTTAACAAATCCGACATGGCGGCCTCATGTGCAAAGTATCCAGACTCCTCTGGCTGGGAATCTTCCTTCCAATCATCGGCCTATTGGCTAAAAACTTTAGGGAGAGCATACGAAAGTCAGCCCTGGGCGATGGTTTAATATCAACCATTCATGCTGGTTACCAATGCCATGTCCATACATGCCCCTGACGACGCGGAGCTCAGACAGGCCTTCGCGCTGTTCAGCCAAACCTCGGAGAAATTGGCCGAGACCTATCTGGAACTCCAGTCCCAGGTGGGGCGCCTGACCAGTGAGCTGGCCGCGGCCAACGGCGAGTTGGCACGACGTGAACGATTGTCCGCCCTGGGCGAGATGGCGGCCCAGGTGGCCCACCAGCTGCGCACCCCCCTGGCAACGGCCTTGCTTTACACCGGCCATCTGGCGCGGACCCAGGTCAAGGATGCCGATCGCATCCGCTTCGCCGAGAAAACACTGGGTCGCCTCCGTTATCTGGAACGGCTGATCCAGGACATGCTCCTGTTCGTCAAGGGCGCCCAGGTGTCCGGTGAAGTGTTCCCGGTGTCGCCCCTGCTGGACGAATTGGTACAGACCCTGGAGCCCCACGCTGCCGCCAGTGGCGTGGACTTGTCCGTCCAGCCCTGGCAGGGCAGCGCTGTCCTGCAGGGCGACCGGCAGGCCATCGCCGGAGCGCTGATCAACCTCGTGGAGAATGCCCTGCAGGCCTGCGTCCCCGGAGGACAGGTGCATTTGTCCGTGGCGGGAGAGGGGAGCCCGTTTGCCGCGTTCCGTGTGGAGGATGATGGCGCGGGCATCCCGGAGGGGGCCCGGGAGCGCCTGTTCGAGCCCTTCTTTACCACCCGGGGGGAAGGCAGCGGCCTGGGCCTGGCCATCGTGCGCCAGGTGGCGGATGCACACGGCGGCTGGGTGGAGTGGGCGCCACGGGAGGCGGGGGGCAGTCGGTTCACCCTCTACCTGCCCTTCGCGCCCCAGGAGCATGCCCATGGCTGAAACCCTGCCGGTGTTGGTGGTGGAGGACGATGCCCCCCTGCGGGAGGCCCTGGCCGATACCCTGGAGTTGGCAGGCTATTCGGTCATGTCCGCGGACGACGCGGAACAGGCCCTGGCCTGGCTGGACAAGGGATCGCCTGGCCTGGTGCTTTCGGACGTGCAGATGCCGGGCATGGATGGCCATGCCTTGTTGCGCGCCATCAAGGCCAGACATCCCGATATCCCCGTGTTGATCATGACCGCCTACGGCCAGATCGAGCGGGCGGTGGAGGCCATGCGGGATGGCGCGTCCGATTACCTGCCCAAGCCTTTCGAACCCGAGCGCCTGCTGGCTGCGGTGGCGCGTTACTACCGTCAGGAAAGTGCATCGGACGAGTCGGGCGTGGTGGCCGAGGATGCCGCCACCCAGGCCTTGCTGGACCTGGCCCGGCGCGTGGCCGGCACGGATACCACGGTGCTCCTGACGGGGGAATCCGGCGTGGGCAAGGAGGTGTTCGCCCGCTATATCCACCGCCATTCCGCCCGGCATCCGGGGCCCTTCGTGGCGGTGAACTGCGCGGCCATCCCGGAAAGCCTGCTGGAATCCGTGCTGTTCGGCCACGAAAAGGGGTCGTTCACCGGCGCTGCCACGGCTCAGGCCGGCAAGTTCGAGCAGGCCAACGGCGGCATACTGATGCTGGACGAGATGGCAGAACTCCCCCTCAATCTCCAGGCCAAGCTGCTCAGGGTGCTGCAGGAACGTGAGGTGGAGCGGGTGGGCGGGCGCCAGCCCGTACCCCTTGATGTGAGGGTGATCGCCGCCACCAACCGGGACCTGGCCACTTGCGTGCGGGAAGGACGCTTCCGCGAGGACCTGTACTACCGGCTGAATGTTTTCCCCCTGGAGATCATGCCGTTGCGGCAAAGGCGGGGAGACATACCTGCGCTGGCGAGGCATTTCCTGAAGCGCTTCGAGGACGTGATCGGACGGCGTGGCTTTCTGCTCTCCGATGCGGCCTTGACTGAATTGACTGGGTATGACTGGCCCGGTAACATCCGTGAGCTATGTAACGTGGTACAGCGGGCCATGGTGCTGGCCCCCGGGGCGGAGATCCTTCCCGAGCACTTGATGCTGCCGCGCCAGTCTGCCACGGGCCGAACAGTTTCTGCCTCGGCAAGCTCGAGCGAAATGGGGCTCAAGGACGTGGAGCGGGAGACAATCCTGGATACCCTGCGCCGTATGGGTGGTTCCAGGCGACGCACGGCGGAAGCCTTGAACATGAGCGAGCGGACCCTGCGTCACAAGCTCAAGCAGTACCGCGAGGCAGGATTTCTGGATGGAGATGACCTCCTATAATGGGCTTCAGGAGGTAGGGCGATGAGCAATATCGATCAGATGGTGAACCAGTTGCGCGCCGTGGCGGTGCAGGCAGCGGGTGGATCCGCGCCTCAGTCAGCCCTGGCTGTCGACTCCGGACAGGACTTCGCGGCCTTGTTGAAATCGGCGGTGGACGAGGTCAATAGCGCCCAGATGGACGCAAAGCAGCTGACACGACAGTTCGAAGCCGGCGACCCCGATGTCAACCTACAGGATGTGGTCCTCTCCTTGCAGAAGGCCAGTCTGTCCTTCCAGACCATGGTGCAGGTACGCAATAAACTGGTATCGGCCTACCAGGAAATCATGAACATGCAGGTCTGATCGGGACACGGTTGACGGATGGCCATTCCGGCACAGAACCTTCTCAACAACTTTTCCCTGCGCTTCAATCAACTGCCCGCCTCCAGAAAAATGGGGATTGCGGCAGCCGTGGCGGCGTCCATCGCCCTGGTCGTGGGGTTGTTCCTGTGGTCCAGCAGCCCGGACTACCGCGTACTGTTCTCCAACCTGTCGGAGAAGGACGCGGGGGCGGTCACCGCGACCCTGCAGCAGATGAACGTGGCCTACAAGACCGAGGCGGGGGGAACACTGCTGGTGCCCTCGGACCAGGTCTACGACCTGCGCTTCAAGCTGGCAGCCCAGGGCTTGCCCAAGGGTGGGGCCGTGGGCTTCGAGCTGATGGACGCCGCCAAGCTGGGCATGACCCAGTTCCAGGAACAGGTCACCTACCAGCGGGGCCTGGAAGGTGAACTGGCCCGTTCCATCCAGTCCCTGTCTCCCGTTGAATCCGCCCGGGTTCACCTGGCCATCCCCAAGCCTTCCGTCTTCATCCGAGACAGGCAGGCGCCTTCGGCGTCCGTGCTGGTAAACATGCATGCCGGGCGGGCACTGGATGCGGGCCAGGTCCAGGCCATCGTGCATCTGGTCTCCAGCAGCGTTCCGGAACTCTCGCCCAAGAACGTGACCGTGGTGGACCAGGCCGGCAATCTGATGACGGCCAGGAACGACGGTGGTGCCATCCAGGGTCTGGATGCCAGCCAGCTGGATTACCTGCGCCAGATGGAGTCCTACTATGCCCAGCGCATCGAGGCCATCGTCTCGCCCATCGTGGGCCAGGGCAACGTCAAGGCGGAGGTGCGGGCCGACCTGGACTTCTCCCAGTCAGAGGCCACCAGCGAGACCTACAAGCCCAACCCCACGCCGGAGGCCCAGGCCATCCGCAGCCAACAGTCCGTGGAGGACATCAACGCCACCGGAAACCAGGCCCAGGGTGTGCCGGGAGCCCTGACCAACCAGCCTCCCGGTCCCGCCACTGCGCCCACCACTGCCCCGGCAGGCGCCAACGCGGGGTCCAACCCCACTACGGCTGGGCAGGGTGGTGGGGGCGGTTCGAGCCGCAAGGAAAGCACGGTCAATTTCGAGCTGGACAAGACCATACGCCACGTTAAGGACCCGGTGGGCCGGGTCAAGCGCCTCTCCGTGGCCGTGGTGGTGAACTACCGGGCGG
This window of the Thiobacillus sp. genome carries:
- the fliF gene encoding flagellar M-ring protein FliF, with the translated sequence MAIPAQNLLNNFSLRFNQLPASRKMGIAAAVAASIALVVGLFLWSSSPDYRVLFSNLSEKDAGAVTATLQQMNVAYKTEAGGTLLVPSDQVYDLRFKLAAQGLPKGGAVGFELMDAAKLGMTQFQEQVTYQRGLEGELARSIQSLSPVESARVHLAIPKPSVFIRDRQAPSASVLVNMHAGRALDAGQVQAIVHLVSSSVPELSPKNVTVVDQAGNLMTARNDGGAIQGLDASQLDYLRQMESYYAQRIEAIVSPIVGQGNVKAEVRADLDFSQSEATSETYKPNPTPEAQAIRSQQSVEDINATGNQAQGVPGALTNQPPGPATAPTTAPAGANAGSNPTTAGQGGGGGSSRKESTVNFELDKTIRHVKDPVGRVKRLSVAVVVNYRAAIPGPEGEPGKPTPLTAQELEQINNLVKESMGFSQERGDTVNVVNAAFTEAKVEMDIPLWKDPDNVSMAKSLLKNLVVFGLAFYLVFGVLRPLLRDLLKAPVAVTPEGIGLDGSERGAAGMEGASGAGRGDTYGETLVKVKEFAKTNPQLTADIIKEWMAKE